The Crocosphaera sp. UHCC 0190 genome has a window encoding:
- a CDS encoding M42 family metallopeptidase translates to MNNYEQLFNTIETLVFHHSPSGVETEIDIFLLEQFKNLGVETWQDKAGNIIAKIPGQDSTKSIAITGHKDEIGAIVKSLEPNGCLKIRNLGGSFPWIYGEGVVDIIGDNETIQGILSFGSRHVSHESPQKFQQENVPLRWENVWVETKCSIEELALAGIRPGSRVVVGKHRKKPIRIKDYIGSYTLDNKASITILLALAQQVKNPPIDVYLVASAKEEVGAIGALYFSQNHRLDALIALEICPLASEYPIQSGENPVLLSQDGYGIYDEGLNQELLEAATIANISIQFAVISGFGSDASIAMKFGHVSRAACLGFPTQNTHGFEITHLGAISNCITLLKTYCYHV, encoded by the coding sequence ATGAATAATTATGAGCAATTATTTAACACCATAGAAACATTAGTCTTTCATCATTCCCCTAGTGGTGTTGAAACGGAAATTGATATCTTTTTATTAGAACAGTTTAAGAATTTAGGGGTAGAAACTTGGCAGGATAAAGCGGGTAATATTATCGCTAAAATTCCTGGTCAAGACTCAACAAAAAGCATTGCTATTACTGGTCATAAAGATGAAATTGGCGCAATTGTGAAATCCTTAGAGCCGAATGGATGTTTAAAAATTCGTAATTTAGGGGGATCTTTTCCTTGGATTTATGGGGAAGGAGTTGTGGATATTATTGGGGATAATGAGACAATTCAAGGCATTCTTTCCTTTGGTTCTCGTCATGTTTCCCATGAGTCCCCGCAAAAATTTCAACAAGAAAATGTACCGTTAAGATGGGAAAATGTTTGGGTAGAAACGAAATGCAGTATTGAAGAATTAGCCCTAGCAGGTATTCGTCCAGGTAGTCGGGTTGTGGTGGGGAAACATCGTAAAAAACCCATTAGAATTAAAGATTATATTGGTAGTTATACCTTAGATAATAAAGCCTCTATTACGATTTTATTGGCTTTAGCTCAACAAGTTAAAAACCCGCCCATTGATGTTTATTTAGTGGCTTCTGCTAAAGAAGAAGTTGGGGCTATTGGTGCGCTTTATTTCAGCCAAAATCATCGGTTAGATGCTTTAATAGCCTTAGAAATTTGTCCCCTTGCCTCGGAATATCCGATTCAATCAGGAGAAAATCCGGTTTTATTATCTCAAGATGGCTATGGAATTTATGATGAAGGGTTAAATCAAGAATTATTAGAAGCAGCGACAATAGCTAATATTTCTATTCAGTTTGCTGTAATTAGTGGGTTTGGTAGTGATGCGTCTATTGCCATGAAATTTGGTCATGTTTCTCGTGCTGCTTGTTTAGGGTTTCCCACTCAAAATACTCACGGATTTGAAATTACTCATCTAGGAGCGATCTCTAATTGTATTACGTTACTAAAAACCTATTGTTATCATGTCTAG
- a CDS encoding NAD(P)-dependent oxidoreductase gives MTQKLAFIGLGLMGGSMTANLAQKGFSVNAWNRTPNRPGVTLVKEAGATLVNSIQEAVETADIIFTCVGDVPDVEQVILGENGVIKFAKSGALVVDFSTIGTQAARQIGTQLKQQNFRFLDAPISGGDVGAKQGTLTIMVGGEKADFEECLPYFEAMGKTIRYCGPTGNGQAVKMCNQALCAVHMMALCEAIKMAEKQGIDPNLMIEVCQTGAASSWALANLGPKIVTSDLAPGFAIKHLLKDLRLVQEIMAESHTNLPGVVLADGFLKKVAEMDNGEGKEQGTQAMIRYYNK, from the coding sequence ATGACTCAAAAACTAGCATTTATTGGATTAGGTTTAATGGGGGGGTCAATGACTGCTAATTTGGCCCAAAAAGGCTTTTCTGTTAACGCTTGGAATCGTACCCCAAACCGCCCTGGTGTCACCCTTGTGAAAGAAGCGGGAGCAACCCTAGTTAATTCAATTCAAGAAGCAGTAGAAACGGCTGATATTATCTTTACTTGTGTGGGAGATGTCCCTGATGTTGAGCAAGTAATTTTAGGGGAAAATGGCGTGATAAAATTCGCAAAATCTGGAGCCTTAGTGGTTGATTTTAGCACCATTGGCACTCAGGCAGCGCGTCAAATTGGGACTCAATTAAAACAGCAAAATTTTCGCTTTTTAGATGCCCCAATTTCTGGGGGAGATGTGGGGGCAAAACAAGGCACATTAACCATTATGGTTGGCGGAGAAAAAGCTGATTTTGAGGAATGTTTACCCTATTTTGAAGCCATGGGAAAAACCATTCGTTACTGTGGTCCAACGGGTAATGGACAAGCGGTTAAAATGTGTAATCAAGCCCTCTGTGCTGTTCACATGATGGCTTTATGTGAAGCCATAAAAATGGCAGAAAAACAAGGAATTGATCCCAATTTGATGATAGAAGTTTGTCAGACAGGGGCGGCAAGTTCTTGGGCGTTAGCCAATTTAGGCCCGAAAATTGTAACATCAGATTTAGCTCCGGGATTTGCCATTAAACACCTGCTCAAAGATTTACGTTTGGTACAAGAAATCATGGCAGAATCTCACACTAATTTACCAGGAGTTGTTCTAGCTGACGGCTTTTTAAAAAAAGTTGCTGAGATGGATAATGGAGAAGGAAAAGAACAAGGAACACAAGCCATGATTCGTTATTATAACAAGTAA
- a CDS encoding ABC transporter permease, whose amino-acid sequence MTQYLIKRLLIAIPTLIAISLVLFTILALAPGDPLGEFASNPSITEEVRENIRKTLGLDQPIYIRYFKWFFAFIKGDLGYSFTSRSPVLDLISQRLPTTLWVVGTAYIFSVLIAFPLGVISAIKRYSWLDQIITTFAFLGYSLPTFLTGLLFIVLFSVQLNWFPFIYNSTLQITDFSSFLEQIKQSIMPISVLALYQSAVLMRFIRSAILDELTNDYVRTAQAKGLTNFAILKDHIIRNALIPVVTLIALDIPTIFTGALVTEQVFRVPGIGALLIDSIYRSDTPVVMGITFIYGILIVIFNLIADLTYGFLDPRVRY is encoded by the coding sequence ATGACTCAATATTTAATTAAACGCCTATTAATTGCCATCCCCACCTTAATTGCCATTAGTCTAGTCCTCTTTACTATATTAGCATTAGCTCCAGGAGATCCCCTCGGAGAATTTGCCTCTAACCCTTCCATTACCGAAGAAGTCAGAGAAAACATCCGCAAAACATTAGGATTAGATCAACCCATTTATATTCGTTATTTTAAATGGTTTTTTGCCTTTATCAAAGGAGATTTAGGCTATTCTTTTACCAGTCGTAGTCCTGTTTTAGACCTCATATCACAACGTCTTCCTACCACCTTATGGGTTGTGGGAACCGCCTATATTTTCAGTGTATTAATCGCCTTTCCTTTGGGAGTAATTTCTGCTATTAAACGTTATTCTTGGTTAGATCAAATTATTACCACCTTTGCTTTTTTAGGCTATTCCTTGCCAACCTTTTTAACTGGATTATTATTTATTGTTCTTTTTAGCGTCCAATTAAACTGGTTTCCCTTCATTTATAACAGCACCTTACAAATTACTGATTTTTCTAGCTTTCTTGAACAAATAAAACAGTCAATCATGCCGATTTCTGTGTTAGCATTATATCAATCTGCTGTTTTAATGCGCTTTATTCGTTCCGCTATTTTAGATGAATTAACCAATGATTATGTGCGGACTGCCCAAGCCAAAGGATTAACCAATTTTGCCATCTTAAAAGACCATATTATCCGTAATGCTTTAATTCCTGTTGTAACATTAATTGCCCTAGATATTCCCACAATTTTTACAGGAGCATTAGTCACAGAACAAGTCTTTAGAGTCCCTGGAATTGGGGCATTATTAATTGATTCAATTTACCGCAGTGACACTCCTGTTGTTATGGGAATTACCTTCATTTATGGGATTTTAATTGTTATTTTTAACTTAATTGCTGATCTAACTTATGGATTTCTTGATCCAAGAGTAAGATATTAA